From the Lolium rigidum isolate FL_2022 chromosome 2, APGP_CSIRO_Lrig_0.1, whole genome shotgun sequence genome, one window contains:
- the LOC124692528 gene encoding ATP-dependent Clp protease proteolytic subunit-like has product MTTSALANLAGASPLPTFAPRPRSRPNSASPGPAGPAAPRRLAVAPPPRAFFSREPYQPQIPELAGYSPVQAGLVPMVVETTSRGERSYDIFSRLLKERIICMNGPIADETASLVVAQLLFLESENPLKPISLYINSPGGVVTAGLAIYDTMQYIRCPVNTICIGQAASMGSLLLAAGARGERRALPNARIMIHQPSGGAQGQATDIAIQAKEILKLRDRLNKIYLKHTGQKIEKIEQCMERDLFMDPEEALAWGLIDEVIESRPASLMPEGLSGVDSPNLGGSGGGGSGRGREMEEPSAV; this is encoded by the coding sequence ATGACGACCTCCGCGCTCGCCAACCTAGCCGGCGCCTCCCCGCTGCCCACCTTCGCGCCCAGGCCCAGGTCCAGGCCCAATTCGGCGAGCCCGGGCCCGGCTGggcccgccgcgccgcgccggctcgccgtcgcgcCGCCCCCGCGGGCGTTCTTCTCGAGGGAGCCGTACCAGCCGCAAATACCGGAGCTGGCCGGGTACTCGCCCGTCCAGGCGGGGCTCGTGCCCATGGTCGTCGAGACCACCTCCCGCGGGGAGCGGTCCTACGACATCTTCTCGCGCCTGCTCAAGGAGCGCATCATCTGCATGAACGGGCCCATCGCCGACGAGACGGCGTCGCTCGTCGTGGCGCAGCTGCTCTTCCTCGAGTCGGAGAACCCGCTCAAGCCCATCAGCCTCTACATCAACTCCCCGGGCGGAGTCGTCACCGCGGGCCTCGCGATCTACGACACCATGCAGTACATCCGCTGCCCCGTCAACACCATCTGCATCGGCCAGGCCGCCTCCATGGGGTCGCTCCTGCTCGCCGCCGGCGCGCGCGGGGAGAGGAGGGCGCTGCCCAACGCCAGGATCATGATCCACCAGCCCTCGGGCGGGGCGCAGGGCCAGGCCACAGACATCGCCATCCAGGCCAAGGAGATCCTCAAGCTGCGCGACCGCCTCAACAAGATCTACCTCAAGCACACTGGCCAGAAGATCGAGAAGATCGAGCAGTGCATGGAGCGCGATCTCTTCATGGACCCCGAGGAGGCCCTCGCATGGGGTCTTATAGACGAGGTCATTGAGAGCCGCCCAGCCTCGCTCATGCCCGAGGGCCTCAGCGGCGTTGACTCGCCTAACCTCggtgggagcggcggcggcggcagcggacgTGGCAGGGAGATGGAGGAGCCGTCGGCAGTATGA
- the LOC124692529 gene encoding ATP-dependent Clp protease proteolytic subunit-like, which yields MTTSTIANLAGASPLPTFAPRPRPGPNSVSPCPAAPAAPRRLAVATPPRAFFSREPYQPQLPEPAGYSSTQAYGLVPMVVETTSRGERAYDIFSRLLKERIVCIHGPIADDTASLVVAQLLFLESENPLKPISLYINSPGGVVTAGLAIYDTMQYIRCPVNTICIGQAASMGSLLLAAGARGERRALPNARIMIHQPSGGAQGQATDIAIQAKEILKLRDRLNKIYLKHTGQKLEKIEQCMERDLFMDPEEALEWGLIDEVIESRPASLMPEGLTGVDSPNLGGSGGGGSGRGREMEEPSAV from the coding sequence ATGACGACCTCCACAATCGCCAACCTCGCCGGCGCCTCCCCGCTGCCCACCTTCGCGCCGAGGCCCAGGCCCGGGCCCAATTCGGTGAGCCCATGCCcggctgcgcccgccgcgcctcgccggctcgccgtcgcgaCGCCCCCTCGGGCCTTCTTCTCCAGGGAGCCGTACCAGCCGCAGCTGCCGGAGCCGGCGGGGTACTCGTCCACCCAGGCGTACGGGCTCGTGCCCATGGTCGTCGAGACCACCTCCCGCGGGGAGCGGGCCTACGACATCTTCTCGCGCCTGCTCAAGGAGCGGATCGTCTGCATCCACGGGCCCATCGCCGACGACACGGCGTCGCTCGTCGTCGCGCAGCTGCTCTTCCTCGAGTCCGAGAACCCGCTCAAGCCCATCAGCCTCTACATCAACTCCCCGGGGGGAGTCGTCACCGCGGGCCTCGCGATCTACGACACCATGCAGTACATCCGGTGCCCCGTCAACACCATCTGCATCGGCCAGGCCGCCTCCATGGGGTCCCTCCTGCTCGCCGCCGGCGCGCGCGGGGAGAGGCGGGCGCTGCCGAACGCCAGGATCATGATCCACCAGCCCTCGGGCGGGGCGCAGGGCCAGGCCACCGACATCGCCATCCAGGCCAAGGAGATCCTCAAGCTGCGCGACCGCCTCAACAAGATCTACCTCAAGCACACGGGCCAGAAACTCGAGAAAATCGAGCAGTGCATGGAGCGTGATCTCTTCATGGACCCCGAGGAGGCCCTCGAATGGGGGCTTATCGACGAGGTCATTGAGAGCCGCCCAGCCTCGCTCATGCCCGAGGGCCTCACCGGCGTTGACTCGCCTAACCTCggtgggagcggcggcggcggcagcggacgTGGCAGGGAGATGGAGGAGCCGTCGGCAGTATGA
- the LOC124692530 gene encoding ATP-dependent Clp protease proteolytic subunit-like, which translates to MTTSTIANLAGASPLPTFAPRPRPGPNSVSPGPAAPAAPRRLAVAAPPRAFFSREPYQPQLPEPAGYSSTQAYGLVPMVVETTSRGERAYDIFSRLLKERIVCIHGPIADDTASLVVAQLLFLESENPLKPISLYINSPGGVVTAGLAIYDTMQYIRCPVNTICIGQAASMGSLLLAAGARGERRALPNARIMIHQPSGGAQGQATDIAIQAKEILKLRDRLNKIYAKHTGQKIDKIEDCMERDLFMDPQEALEWGLIDEVIENRPASLMPEGLSAVDPPHHGGGGGGNGRDRDMEEPSAV; encoded by the coding sequence ATGACGACCTCCACAATCGCCAACCTCGCCGGCGCCTCCCCGCTGCCCACCTTCGCGCCGAGGCCCAGGCCCGGGCCCAATTCGGTGAGCCCAGGCCcggctgcgcccgccgcgcctcgccggctcgccgtcgcggCGCCCCCTCGGGCGTTCTTCTCCAGGGAGCCGTACCAGCCGCAGCTGCCGGAGCCGGCCGGGTACTCGTCCACCCAGGCGTACGGGCTCGTGCCCATGGTCGTCGAGACCACCTCCCGCGGGGAGCGGGCCTACGACATCTTCTCGCGCCTGCTCAAGGAGCGGATCGTCTGCATCCATGGGCCCATCGCCGACGACACGGCGTCGCTCGTCGTGGCGCAGCTGCTCTTCCTCGAGTCCGAGAATCCGCTCAAGCCTATCAGCCTCTACATCAACTCCCCGGGCGGCGTCGTCACCGCGGGCCTCGCCATCTACGACACCATGCAGTACATCCGGTGCCCCGTCAACACCATCTGCATCGGCCAGGCCGCCTCCATGGGGTCGCTCCTGCTCGCCGCCGGCGCGCGCGGGGAGAGGCGGGCGCTGCCCAACGCCAGGATCATGATCCACCAGCCCTCGGGCGGGGCGCAGGGCCAGGCCACCGACATCGCCATCCAGGCAAAGGAAATCCTCAAGCTGCGCGACCGCCTCAACAAGATCTACGCCAAGCACACGGGCCAGAAGATCGACAAAATCGAGGACTGCATGGAGCGTGATCTCTTTATGGATCCCCAGGAAGCCCTCGAATGGGGGCTTATAGACGAGGTCATTGAGAACCGCCCAGCTTCCCTCATGCCTGAGGGCCTCAGCGCCGTTGACCCGCCTCACCACGGTGGGGGCGGCGGAGGCAACGGACGTGATAGGGACATGGAGGAGCCCTCGGCTGTATAA